In Flavobacterium sp. CBA20B-1, one DNA window encodes the following:
- a CDS encoding helix-turn-helix domain-containing protein — translation MMDRDNFQILFGKKIEQLRIEKALSYRQLAQRCSVDHSNISKIEKGEINIRLSTILELAIGLQKMPKELLDIDFDFEKYYKELDKI, via the coding sequence ATGATGGATAGAGATAATTTCCAGATTTTATTTGGAAAAAAAATAGAACAATTAAGAATCGAAAAAGCTTTAAGTTACCGACAATTAGCACAGAGATGTTCTGTCGATCATAGTAATATAAGTAAAATTGAAAAAGGAGAAATAAATATTAGACTTTCAACAATTTTAGAACTGGCAATTGGATTACAAAAAATGCCTAAAGAATTACTAGATATAGATTTTGATTTTGAAAAGTATTATAAAGAGCTTGATAAAATTTAA